The proteins below are encoded in one region of Opisthocomus hoazin isolate bOpiHoa1 chromosome 26, bOpiHoa1.hap1, whole genome shotgun sequence:
- the CAVIN1 gene encoding caveolae-associated protein 1, translating to MEDTTLQIIEPPTASEASEEQVPEEPIKSDQINGVMVLTLLDKIIGAVDQIQLTQTQLEERQQEMDSAVTSIQGELTKLTKAHTTTSNTVNKMLEKVRKVSVNVKTVRQNLEKQAGQIKKLEANEAELLKRRNFKVMIYQDEVKLPSKLSISKSLKEGEKLEKEGEGEEVPVGEDHAEEDHIQLSSDEEVEVEEIIEESRAERIKRSGMKRVDDFKKAFSKEKMEKTKLKTKENLEKTRHNLEKTRHNLEKRMNKLGTKIVTNERREKMKSSRDKLRKSFTPDHTIYARSKTAVYKVPPFTFHVKKIREGEVEVKATELVEVGGEEGENSDLLRGESPEMQTLLEITEESDAVLVDKSDSE from the exons ATGGAGGATACTACTTTGCAAATTATCGAACCCCCAACTGCCTCTGAAGCCTCTGAGGAGCAAGTGCCTGAAGAACCCATCAAATCAGACCAGATCAATGGCGTGATGGTGCTGACCCTGCTGGACAAGATCATTGGAGCAGTGGATCAGATCCAGCTGACCCAAACACAGCTGGAGGAGAGACAGCAAGAGATGGACAGCGCAGTGACCAGCATCCAAGGAGAATTAACCAAGCTGACAAAGGCACACACCACCACCAGCAACACTGTGAACAAGATGCTGGAAAAAGTGCGCAAGGTGAGCGTCAACGTGAAAACCGTTCGGCAGAACCTGGAAAAGCAAGCTGGGCAGATAAAGAAGCTGGAGGCCAACGAAGCGGAGCTGCTCAAACGCAGAAACTTCAAAGTCATGATCTACCAG GATGAAGTGAAGCTCCCGTCCAAGCTGAGCATCAGCAAGTCTCTGAAGGAGGGtgaaaagctggagaaggaaggtGAGGGCGAGGAGGTGCCTGTGGGTGAGGACCACGCAGAGGAGGACCACATCCAGCTCTCCTCGGATGAAGAGGTGGAGGTTGAAGAGATTATTGAAGAGTCACGGGCAGAGCGCATCAAAAGGAGCGGCATGAAAAGAGTGGATGACTTTAAGAAGGCGTTCTCAAAGGAGAAGATGGAGAAGACGAAGCTAAAGACCAAGGAAAACCTGGAGAAGACCCGCCACAACTTGGAGAAGACCCGCCAcaacctggagaagaggatgAACAAACTGGGCACCAAGATTGTGACTAACGAAAGGAGGGAGAAGATGAAGAGCTCTCGGGACAAGCTGCGGAAGTCCTTCACCCCTGACCACACCATCTATGCCAGGTCCAAGACAGCCGTCTACAAAGTGCCACCCTTCACTTTCCATGTCAAGAAAATAAGAGAGGGCGAGGTGGAAGTGAAAGCCACGGAGCTGGTGGAGGTTggtggagaggagggagaaaactcGGATCTGCTGCGTGGGGAGAGCCCCGAGATGCAGACGCTGCTGGAGATCACGGAGGAGTCCGACGCGGTACTGGTGGACAAGAGCGACAGCGAGTAG